The genomic DNA TGGCTACAATGCAAGGACCGTGTCGCCCCCAGACACGAACCGGAGGCAAGCATGAGCGATGTGACCAGCGAGTTCAGGCCCCTGGATCCGGGCCGCATCAACCTGATGGATCCGCTCGAAGTGCAGTACTGGTGCCAGGAGCTCGGCTGCAGCACCAGCGACCTGGAAAATGCTGTCGACCAGGCCGGCGATCATATCTCGGCGGTGCGCGCACAGCTGGAACAGCAGCACGCGGGCGCCCGCTCCGGCTGACATCCCCAACCTGGCGGGGATGCCAGCCCGCAGCAGCTTGCGCAGCCTGGCGTCCTAGCCGCCGAGGTTGAGCGCCCTGGGCAGCCGGATCTGGATGAATTCGCTGTCATCCGGCATCCTGCTGCCGACATGCCGCCCCACGCTGAACGGGAAGTTGTTGTCGTCGATCACCAGCAGCGTGGTCGCGTCCAGCACCAGCACGTCCTCGATGGTGTTGAACGGCATGCCGAATGGATCGCCCAGCGCCACGTCGCCCGGGGCGCCGCCGGCGCTGATGCCCGACGGGTCGCGCAGCGCCATCAGGTTGGCCAGTTCTGACTTGGCGACATAGTCGCCCGGCTTGCCCAGCGTCACCTGGAACAGCTTCTTGAAGCCGTTCAGGTCGCCCTGCGAGCCGTCGCGCTCGATGACAAGGCCCTCGCCGGC from Cupriavidus taiwanensis includes the following:
- a CDS encoding DUF3606 domain-containing protein, which codes for MSDVTSEFRPLDPGRINLMDPLEVQYWCQELGCSTSDLENAVDQAGDHISAVRAQLEQQHAGARSG